In the genome of Paenibacillus pabuli, one region contains:
- a CDS encoding alpha/beta hydrolase — MTFQPNQPASGTLEHIARSTVQIPHAEQWTMKSRNGNHAYQIMVFQPAEAPPPSGYPVIYLLDANSVFGTMVEAVRVQGRRPEKTGALPAIVVGIGYPTAGPFSPHRYYDFTPQATTEYTQNSDGTPLPKQGGADEFLQFIEEELKPDMEQQFRIDRNRQAIFGHSLGGLFVLHTLFKKPEAFRYYIAGSPSLHWNQNVMQAEEQEFVARLEQHPVNVKVWIGMGEQEKTHPARNNDKASSLTERLSALKQPGLDIQYTEFEEENHVSVLPFLISRTMRFACSQES, encoded by the coding sequence ATGACGTTTCAGCCCAATCAACCCGCATCTGGCACCCTTGAACATATCGCACGCAGTACCGTACAGATTCCACATGCCGAACAATGGACCATGAAATCACGCAATGGCAATCATGCCTATCAGATCATGGTATTCCAACCGGCAGAAGCACCACCGCCCTCGGGATATCCGGTGATCTATCTGCTGGATGCCAACTCGGTGTTTGGCACAATGGTGGAAGCCGTTCGTGTACAGGGCCGCCGACCGGAGAAGACCGGAGCACTACCGGCCATTGTTGTTGGCATCGGGTATCCAACGGCGGGCCCTTTTTCGCCGCATCGATACTATGACTTTACCCCGCAAGCCACAACGGAATATACCCAGAACTCGGATGGGACCCCTTTACCGAAACAGGGTGGTGCCGATGAGTTCTTGCAGTTTATTGAAGAAGAGCTGAAGCCGGATATGGAGCAGCAATTCCGGATTGACCGTAACAGACAGGCCATATTCGGACATTCCCTTGGTGGATTATTCGTGCTGCATACGCTGTTTAAGAAGCCGGAAGCTTTTCGCTATTACATTGCGGGCAGCCCTTCACTTCACTGGAATCAGAACGTCATGCAGGCGGAGGAACAGGAGTTTGTCGCACGGCTGGAGCAGCATCCCGTGAACGTCAAGGTGTGGATTGGCATGGGTGAACAGGAGAAGACGCATCCTGCGCGCAACAACGATAAGGCGTCAAGTCTTACAGAACGGTTATCCGCGCTGAAGCAGCCGGGTCTGGACATTCAATATACCGAGTTCGAAGAGGAAAATCATGTCTCGGTATTGCCGTTTCTGATCAGTCGTACGATGCGTTTTGCCTGCAGCCAGGAGTCCTAG
- a CDS encoding ABC transporter substrate-binding protein codes for MFQQKKGNGHGSVRPFRSAGFSALLVLVLITGLLSACGSKSENAGEAQKEQPTTEASTTASSGTAVTEENTEDTKGERTVKDDLGHDVIVPEHTERVFAPYLEDSLLTLGVKPVAQWASGTQGHVYLQDQLSGIPTLDFSSGLPSPEALMAYNPDFIILHTAQYAENGVYESYSKIAPTYVFTNASGDVEKSLQVIGELLGKTAEAEKAIETYHAKVDDAKAKLAKVTEGKKAAIIRFAPRGISMMGGNYFSGYVVYQQLGLGKPTLVQTENSATVSTEVLPEIDADFIFTVEQGPGSMKEMTDTKVWNSIPAVKAGHVYAVEPAPWLGGGLIAYGHVIDDTLKALTQ; via the coding sequence ATGTTTCAACAGAAAAAAGGTAACGGACACGGTTCCGTTCGTCCATTTCGTAGTGCCGGGTTCTCGGCCTTGCTTGTACTGGTATTGATTACGGGTCTGCTGTCTGCCTGTGGATCCAAATCGGAAAATGCGGGAGAAGCACAGAAAGAGCAGCCAACAACGGAGGCTTCGACCACGGCCTCATCAGGGACTGCTGTAACCGAAGAGAACACGGAAGACACCAAAGGAGAACGAACTGTCAAAGACGATCTGGGACATGATGTTATCGTTCCTGAGCATACAGAGCGTGTTTTTGCACCTTATCTGGAAGACTCTCTGCTGACGCTAGGCGTTAAACCAGTAGCTCAGTGGGCGAGTGGTACGCAAGGCCATGTTTACCTTCAGGACCAACTGAGCGGGATACCTACACTCGATTTCTCCAGTGGGCTGCCTTCCCCAGAAGCGTTGATGGCGTACAATCCGGATTTCATTATTCTACACACGGCCCAATATGCAGAGAACGGAGTATATGAAAGTTACTCCAAAATTGCACCAACCTACGTATTTACGAATGCTTCGGGTGATGTCGAGAAGTCTTTGCAGGTAATTGGTGAGCTGCTGGGCAAAACGGCTGAGGCCGAAAAAGCCATTGAAACGTATCATGCGAAGGTGGACGATGCTAAGGCCAAGCTCGCCAAAGTTACCGAAGGCAAGAAAGCAGCGATCATTCGTTTTGCACCTCGCGGGATCAGCATGATGGGTGGTAACTACTTTAGTGGTTACGTGGTATATCAGCAATTGGGACTTGGCAAACCAACACTGGTACAAACGGAGAACAGCGCAACGGTATCGACCGAGGTGTTGCCTGAGATAGATGCCGACTTTATTTTCACGGTGGAACAGGGTCCGGGGAGCATGAAAGAAATGACGGATACCAAAGTATGGAACAGCATCCCGGCCGTTAAAGCTGGACATGTATACGCAGTGGAGCCAGCTCCGTGGCTGGGCGGCGGATTGATTGCTTACGGTCATGTCATTGACGACACGCTGAAGGCGTTGACCCAATAA
- a CDS encoding AraC family transcriptional regulator, whose translation MLLENDSQTPAHLPVAGRSPKTDLAKVKVYMDEHYDEPLSIADLAHKANISAKYFVDLFKKTYGQSAMEYLTDLRINRAKRYLKETGYKLREIALRVGYSDEYYFSRKFKKEVGVSPSDYAKNARKRIATCSSSIIGQLLALNVMPVAAPIDPKWTAYYYNAHRTEIQSHLRLTDPYTSLRFEANVERLVHIRPDAIVGTDQISEQDQAKLAEIAPCCFVPKYHLDWRAQLRMIAAFLEREEQAEQWISVYNQRVEKARDSVKQKVGRENVIVVRVYGQHLYLYRNPGIEEVLYNNGLQLETFPDVQANTRLTLEQLAVLNPDRILVMVCPEAASRAYWLSLQHSPVWRQLKAVRQYQIHLITGDPWFDYSAVGVMRMLDEALLIFTGYCPNVYLDNVHGDSRAT comes from the coding sequence ATGTTACTGGAAAATGATTCGCAGACCCCTGCGCACTTGCCCGTTGCCGGCCGCAGTCCCAAGACGGATCTTGCCAAGGTAAAAGTATATATGGACGAGCACTATGACGAGCCTTTGTCTATTGCGGATCTCGCCCACAAAGCCAATATTAGCGCAAAATATTTCGTGGATCTGTTCAAGAAAACCTACGGACAGAGTGCAATGGAATATCTGACTGATCTTCGCATCAATCGCGCCAAGAGATATTTGAAAGAAACAGGGTACAAGCTTCGTGAAATCGCGCTGAGAGTAGGCTATAGCGATGAGTATTATTTTAGCCGCAAATTTAAAAAGGAAGTGGGCGTATCTCCTTCGGATTATGCCAAAAATGCGAGAAAACGCATCGCCACCTGCTCCTCCAGCATCATTGGACAGTTGCTGGCGCTTAATGTCATGCCTGTCGCTGCGCCGATTGACCCCAAATGGACCGCTTATTATTATAACGCGCACCGGACAGAGATTCAGTCACACTTGAGACTGACAGACCCCTATACCAGCTTGAGATTTGAAGCCAACGTGGAGCGGTTGGTACATATACGGCCGGACGCTATTGTGGGTACCGACCAGATCAGTGAACAGGATCAGGCCAAGCTGGCTGAGATTGCTCCATGTTGTTTTGTACCAAAGTATCACTTGGATTGGCGTGCGCAGTTACGCATGATTGCTGCTTTTCTGGAGCGGGAAGAACAGGCGGAGCAGTGGATTAGCGTATACAATCAGAGAGTCGAGAAGGCACGGGATTCCGTAAAGCAGAAAGTAGGCCGGGAGAATGTCATCGTTGTCCGAGTGTATGGTCAGCACCTTTATCTGTATCGAAATCCGGGTATTGAAGAGGTCTTGTACAATAATGGTTTACAACTGGAGACATTCCCTGATGTTCAGGCCAACACACGGTTAACATTGGAACAACTGGCAGTGCTAAATCCGGATCGGATTCTTGTTATGGTGTGTCCTGAGGCCGCATCGCGTGCCTACTGGCTCAGTCTGCAACACTCGCCAGTATGGCGTCAGCTTAAGGCAGTAAGGCAATACCAGATTCATCTGATTACAGGTGACCCCTGGTTTGACTACTCCGCCGTTGGCGTGATGCGCATGCTGGATGAAGCGCTGCTGATTTTCACGGGATATTGTCCAAATGTATATCTGGATAACGTCCATGGTGATTCCCGGGCGACATGA
- a CDS encoding nucleotide excision repair endonuclease: MIHITVPTPDVTITKQADPQLSHIYGFTDFHLITREKGGIFMFYNAAGELLFVGKARKLRPRIKKHFEDTVSPMKEHREEVTTIEVCVIEDPVDREIYETYIINTMRAKYNVDKVLYK; this comes from the coding sequence TTGATTCATATTACTGTGCCAACACCAGATGTCACCATCACGAAGCAGGCTGATCCACAGCTTAGCCACATTTATGGATTCACCGATTTCCACCTGATTACGCGGGAAAAGGGCGGTATCTTCATGTTTTACAATGCCGCTGGTGAGTTGTTATTTGTCGGGAAAGCACGGAAATTAAGACCGCGCATCAAGAAGCATTTTGAAGATACTGTATCACCAATGAAGGAACACCGCGAGGAAGTAACCACCATCGAAGTGTGCGTTATTGAAGATCCGGTGGATCGCGAAATTTACGAGACCTATATCATCAACACGATGCGTGCGAAATACAATGTAGATAAAGTGCTGTACAAGTAA
- the dhbC gene encoding isochorismate synthase DhbC, which yields MSKAGTVAAASALHLLEQYREGTSFFWSSPQHALLAQGEQIRWSAMEVSEGNTPDSMGMVSVTEQKRDKATKFFMNRMEQLMEKARRLGQTKPIVVGAIPFDPIHSSAELFVPETVQWAEPLSSDSRALVEKRPAAMGCEVREEPAGAIFQQSVNNVLLDLNQGDLHKVVLSRTLHVTSQTAVDTHQLLRNLFRDNTHGYTFAVPMTNTPQSKSDITTNKRANSEADKETHRTYIGASPELLVTRKGSKVKANPLAGSAARSEDPAEDRCRAEALLASAKDRHEHAVVIEAVAEALRPLCKQLSVPAEPSLIQTRTMWHLSTEIHGELADVNTSSLELAFALHPTPAICGTPVQAAREAIREQEPFERGLFTGMVGWCDSGGDGEWAVTIRCAEVEGKTLKLFAGAGIVAGSTAEAELAETSAKFGTMLLAMGLDSSVSSMKEE from the coding sequence ATGTCAAAAGCGGGTACGGTTGCTGCAGCTTCCGCCTTACACCTTCTGGAACAGTACCGGGAGGGGACGTCCTTTTTCTGGTCTTCACCGCAACATGCCCTGTTAGCTCAAGGGGAACAGATTCGATGGTCTGCCATGGAGGTATCGGAAGGAAATACACCCGATTCCATGGGCATGGTTAGTGTTACCGAACAAAAGCGTGATAAAGCAACGAAGTTTTTCATGAACCGGATGGAACAGCTGATGGAGAAGGCGAGACGCTTGGGCCAAACGAAACCGATTGTGGTCGGCGCTATACCGTTTGATCCGATACATTCTTCTGCGGAGCTATTCGTACCGGAAACGGTACAATGGGCTGAACCCTTATCCTCGGACTCCAGAGCATTGGTGGAAAAACGTCCAGCCGCAATGGGTTGTGAGGTACGTGAGGAACCTGCCGGAGCCATATTTCAGCAAAGCGTAAACAACGTTTTGCTGGATCTGAATCAAGGCGATCTCCACAAAGTTGTGTTATCCCGTACACTGCATGTGACTTCACAGACAGCGGTGGACACGCATCAGTTACTCCGTAATTTGTTCAGGGATAACACACACGGATATACGTTTGCCGTACCAATGACGAATACTCCTCAGTCAAAAAGTGACATAACAACGAATAAACGCGCTAATTCGGAGGCGGATAAAGAAACCCATCGGACGTATATCGGGGCGAGTCCTGAATTACTGGTTACCAGGAAAGGGTCCAAAGTGAAAGCCAATCCACTCGCTGGTTCTGCTGCCCGGAGTGAAGATCCGGCTGAGGACCGTTGCCGTGCAGAAGCGCTGCTGGCTTCCGCCAAAGATCGCCATGAACATGCCGTAGTCATTGAGGCTGTCGCGGAAGCACTGCGTCCGCTGTGCAAGCAGCTATCCGTCCCGGCAGAACCTTCCTTGATCCAGACACGAACCATGTGGCACTTATCTACAGAAATTCACGGGGAGCTTGCTGATGTAAACACATCATCACTGGAACTTGCCTTTGCTCTTCATCCTACACCCGCAATCTGTGGAACGCCTGTACAGGCCGCTCGGGAAGCCATCCGTGAACAGGAACCGTTTGAACGGGGATTATTCACCGGCATGGTGGGCTGGTGTGACAGTGGCGGAGACGGCGAGTGGGCTGTAACGATCCGGTGTGCGGAAGTGGAGGGCAAGACACTTAAATTGTTTGCTGGAGCGGGGATTGTGGCAGGTTCTACAGCAGAAGCGGAGCTGGCAGAGACCTCAGCGAAATTCGGAACCATGCTGCTCGCCATGGGTTTGGATTCATCTGTGTCCAGTATGAAGGAGGAATGA
- a CDS encoding 2,3-dihydro-2,3-dihydroxybenzoate dehydrogenase: MSYTGIHGKVAVVTGAAQGIGEAVARLLADQGAIVAAVDIREDQLNQLVTDLHSQGHQAAACPMDISNRQSVEDAIQHIEETLGPIGILVNAAGVLYTGALSELRDEEWTRTFDVNTHGVFYMSRAVVQYMAERQSGAIVTVGSNASGVPRMHMSAYVASKAASTMFTKCLGLEYASSHIRCNIVSPGSTDTDMQRALWADEQGAQAVIAGSPQAYRLGIPLNRLALPSDIADSVLFLVSDQARHITMHNLCVDGGATLGA, encoded by the coding sequence GTGAGTTATACAGGAATTCATGGAAAAGTCGCCGTGGTCACCGGTGCTGCGCAAGGCATTGGTGAAGCTGTGGCGAGATTGCTTGCCGATCAGGGCGCTATTGTTGCCGCTGTCGACATACGAGAGGATCAGTTGAATCAACTGGTCACCGATCTGCATAGTCAGGGTCATCAGGCAGCAGCCTGTCCTATGGATATATCTAACCGTCAATCCGTTGAAGATGCAATCCAGCATATTGAGGAGACATTAGGTCCGATTGGCATTCTGGTGAACGCAGCGGGAGTACTATACACAGGGGCTTTGAGTGAGCTCCGAGATGAAGAATGGACAAGAACGTTCGACGTGAATACACATGGTGTGTTTTACATGTCACGTGCTGTGGTGCAATACATGGCCGAACGTCAATCAGGGGCGATTGTCACTGTCGGTTCAAATGCTTCTGGCGTGCCCCGGATGCATATGTCTGCCTACGTAGCTTCCAAAGCGGCTTCCACCATGTTCACCAAATGCCTGGGGCTTGAATATGCCTCAAGCCATATCCGCTGCAACATTGTATCTCCAGGTTCGACGGATACCGATATGCAGCGTGCATTGTGGGCGGATGAGCAGGGAGCACAGGCCGTTATCGCGGGTTCCCCCCAAGCATACCGACTGGGCATACCACTGAACAGGCTGGCGTTGCCATCGGATATAGCGGATAGTGTGCTTTTTTTGGTATCGGATCAAGCAAGACATATTACAATGCATAACTTGTGTGTGGACGGAGGCGCCACGCTAGGGGCCTGA
- a CDS encoding Bax inhibitor-1/YccA family protein, which translates to MIGRSGNPTLKDSTFENSSGYGDDRYQTSMTINGTVNKAFITLVILLGSAFATWMMFFNGQEVLPLAYGGLIIGFILALIISFKPVAAPYLVPIYAVAEGLFLGALSATYESLYNGITLQAALLTMAVFIALLMAYKTRLIKATENFKLGVVAATGGIMIMYLLSFVLGFFGITIPYLHDNSLIGIGISVVIVIVAALNLVLDFDFIERGADNGAPKYMEWYGAFGLMVTLVWLYIEIIRLLGKLRSRD; encoded by the coding sequence TTGATCGGACGTAGCGGTAACCCAACACTCAAAGATAGTACATTTGAAAACTCCAGCGGGTATGGAGATGATCGGTATCAAACTAGCATGACCATTAACGGCACGGTAAACAAAGCGTTTATTACGCTTGTAATCCTGCTGGGTAGTGCATTTGCAACATGGATGATGTTTTTCAATGGGCAGGAAGTGCTTCCTCTTGCATACGGCGGGTTAATCATCGGTTTTATTCTGGCACTGATTATTTCATTTAAACCTGTGGCGGCGCCTTATCTTGTACCAATCTATGCCGTAGCAGAAGGGCTGTTCCTTGGTGCGCTCTCGGCTACGTATGAATCGTTGTACAACGGCATCACATTGCAAGCTGCTTTGCTGACCATGGCCGTCTTTATTGCGCTGTTGATGGCATACAAGACCAGACTGATCAAAGCTACGGAGAACTTCAAGCTGGGGGTTGTAGCCGCAACTGGTGGCATCATGATTATGTACCTTCTCAGTTTTGTGCTTGGTTTCTTTGGGATTACGATTCCTTATCTGCATGATAACAGCCTGATCGGAATCGGTATTTCTGTCGTCATCGTCATTGTGGCCGCGTTGAATCTGGTACTTGATTTTGATTTTATAGAAAGAGGCGCCGACAACGGTGCTCCGAAATATATGGAGTGGTACGGTGCATTTGGATTGATGGTTACGCTGGTATGGCTGTACATTGAAATTATTCGTCTTCTTGGCAAGCTACGGAGCCGCGATTAA